Proteins encoded together in one Dioscorea cayenensis subsp. rotundata cultivar TDr96_F1 unplaced genomic scaffold, TDr96_F1_v2_PseudoChromosome.rev07_lg8_w22 25.fasta BLBR01000266.1, whole genome shotgun sequence window:
- the LOC120253958 gene encoding uncharacterized protein LOC120253958, with translation MDDNYKSVIQPHKRLNPNMKDVVKAEVVKLLDVEIIYPIFDSAWVFDVWDIDFMGPFPKFNGNKFILLAIDYASKWVEAQALSTNYTRAMVNFLKRLFTRFGTPRIIISDGETHFCNTQLEKVLKHYGLHHGLATCYHPQMSGQVEVTNRKLKRILTKSMEQGKRNWSERLDDTLWAH, from the exons atggatgACAATTACAAGTCGGTGATTCAACCTCATaaaagattgaacccaaacatgaaggatgTTGTGAAGGCAGAGGTGGTGAAGCTGTTGGATGTAGAAATTATTTATCCCATCTTCGATAGTGCTTGG GTGTTCGATGTATGGgatattgatttcatgggaccatttccgaaATTCAATGgtaataaatttattcttttggCTATTGATTATGCttccaaatgggtggaggctcaagctctatCTACCAATTATACTAGAGCCATGGTTAACTTCctgaagaggttgttcactcgatttgggaccCCACGAATTATCATCAGTGATGGAGagactcatttttgcaacactcaaCTTGAAAAAGTGTTGAAGCACTATGGACTGCATCACGGCCTTGCTACCTGCTACCACCCACAGatgagtggtcaagtggaagtcacgaaTAGAaagcttaagagaatcttgacaaagtcaatggaacaaggaaagcggaATTGGTCAGAAcgcttggatgacacactttgggcacACTGA